From the Sanguibacter sp. HDW7 genome, the window AGCCCATCCGTGGCGCCGTCTATGCGCCCGACGTCGACCTCGCCATCACGGACAAGGAGATCGAGGGCCAGGTCATCGCTCGGAGCCTCGACAACTCGGCCGGCAACGAGATCCACACCTACCTCTTCGCCTCGGCGCTTCCGTGCGCCGCAGCTCCGACGACGACCACGCCGGCGACGACTGAGCCGGCGACGACCGCGCCTGCGACGACGGCTCCTGCGACGACGGCTCCTGCCACCACGGCTCCGGCGACGACCGCGCCTGCCACGACGGCTCCTGCCACCACGGCGCCTGCGACGACCGCGCCTGCCACGACGACTCCTGCCACCACGGCTCCGGCGACGACTGAGCCGGCGACGACCGCGCCCGCGACGTCCACCGATGACGGTGGCGTCGGTGACGAGGAGGGCGACGGCGACGACTCGTCGACGTCCACCGGTGACGGTGGCGTCGGTGACCAGGAAGGTGACGGCGACGGCTCGACGACCGACCCGTCCGACGGTGGCGTGAGCGACGTGGACGACGAGCTGCCGACCACGGGTGCAGAAGCCGTCGGCGCCGCCGTGCTGGCGCTCATGCTCGCCGGTGGTGGCCTCGGGCTGCTCGCCGTGCGTCGCCGCCAGAACGCCTGACAGCTACCCGGCTCTCGGGCCGGGTTCTCGGATCGACCCCGGAGTGTCCCCCCACGCTCCGGGGTCGATCCATGTCCGGAGCCGGTCGTAGGCTCGGACGCATGACGACTGTTCCGGCCGACGGCGCCGCTCGCGCCCGTGCGGCCCTCGAGGCCTCCGGGATCCCGTTCACCGTGACGACGCACGGCCGCGTGTCGTCGCTCGCCGAGGCAGCTGCGGTGCGTGGCGTGGAGCCGTCGGGCATCATCAAGACGCTCGTCGTGCGCAGGGGTGAGGGCGACTTCCTCTTCGTGCTCGTGCCGGGCGACCGACAGATCTCGTGGCCCAAGCTGCGCGAGCTGCTCGGCGTCGCGCGCATGTCGATGCCCGACGCCGCCGTGGCGCTCGAGGTCACGGGCTATGAGCGCGGCACGATCACGCCGTTCGGCTCGACGACGGCGTGGCCTGTCGTCGCCGACGAGCGTGTCGTCGGGCAGGTGTCGATCGGCGGCGGTGCGCACGGCACGGCGGCGACCGTCGACGGTGCGGACCTCGTGCGCGTGCTCGACGCGACGGTCGCGGACGTCACCGACCCGGCCTGAGCCGGGCCGCGGTACGCCGAGCCGGGCTGCTTGCGTCCAGGTACCGCCTGGGGGTGCGTGGACGCAGTCTCGTCGTCAGCGCCCACGAGCTCCTTGCGTCGAGGGATCGTCCGGGGGTGCGTGGACGCAACCTACCGAGGGCAGCGGGCGACCGGTCGCCGTGAAAATGGGTGGCCCCGGGTGGGCCTGTTGCCTAGTCTCGGGGGCATGTGAGTCCTGCCTGCTCCGGCCCGCGCGCGCCTCGGCGCGCCTCCACGACACCCGGCAGGTGACCCCATGACCCACCCCTCCCACGTTGCGCTGCGCGCGCGCGACCTCACGCGCACCTACGGCGACAGGCACGTCGTCCACGACGTCTCTCTCGATGTCGTCGCTGGTCAACGGCTCGCGCTGGTCGG encodes:
- a CDS encoding aminoacyl-tRNA deacylase encodes the protein MTTVPADGAARARAALEASGIPFTVTTHGRVSSLAEAAAVRGVEPSGIIKTLVVRRGEGDFLFVLVPGDRQISWPKLRELLGVARMSMPDAAVALEVTGYERGTITPFGSTTAWPVVADERVVGQVSIGGGAHGTAATVDGADLVRVLDATVADVTDPA